In the Desulfovermiculus halophilus DSM 18834 genome, CCAATAATATCAATGGAGTTATTCAATTACACCAAAATATACTCCATCGTAATTATTTACGCATGATTAGGAAAACTCGCAACATAAGGGACAGGAGAAAAATGGTTGACAGGCGAGTACCATCCCAATACACTGTCCTTAATCCAAAAGCCGTATTGAAGAAAGCAGGAGGCTCACGATGGCCCGGATGTCCAGATTTCTCATTCCTCATCAGCAGACTACGTATCATGTGATCAGTCGGACAGCCCTAGACGGCTACCCTCTTGGCGAGCAGGAGAAAAGCCTTTTGCTGACCATCATTCAACAGCTCTCGGCAGTCTATTTCTGCGAGGTTTTAGGCTTTTGTACTTCACCCGGTTAAATAGCTTGAGGCGATGTTCTATTACACGTACGTATTGCAAAGTGAAATTGATGAGAAATTTTACGTTGGGTTTACCAAAGACCTCAAGCTAAGATTTGAACAGCACAACAAAGGGTATGTAGAATCCACAAAACACCGCCGACCACTTAATCTCATCTACTACGAAGCCTGCCTTAGTCAAGCCGACGCTACTCACCGAGAGAAATACCTGAAGTCGTATTTGGGACGACAGTTTTTACATAGAAGGCTCAAATCTTATTTAACTGGGTAAATGGGCAATCACTTCCATCTTTTGGTCACCATGCGGCCGGAGGACGAGGTTTCGGATAAGGAGGTACAGACAAGCTTTCAGCGCAGATACGGGGACGAATATACCCTCATGCCCGGCCAGATTCCCTTCTATCGCCAGAAATGGACATCTCTTTCTGAGTACGTCAAAGAGATCAAGCAGGGGTTTACCCGTGTGTATAACAAAAAACGAGGCCGGAAGGGTACCTTCTGGGCTGAACGTTTCAAGAGCGTGATCGTGGAAAAGGGCGAGACTCTGATCAACTGCCTGGCCTACATCGATCTCAACCCTATCCGGGCCGGCCTAGTGGACAGGCCTGAAGAATACCACTGGTCATCTCTTGGCTATCGGTTCCGGTCCAGTCGCAAGGATGGTTTTCTGTCCTGGAACCTTGGCTTGAAGGAATATAATGTGAAGAGTCCCAAGGAACGTCTCCGTCTATACCGTGAGTTTGTCTACGCTCGAGGAGGTGTGGATTTGGGCAAAGGCAGGATCCTTGATGCCATTGCCTTGCCGGAAAATGTCGAACGCTTCATTCAGAGGACCCGCTTCTTTACCGATGCCGGTATCATAGGTTCCCGCGAATTTGTCCGCCAGGGATTTGAGCTCTTCCGAGATATCATAAGGCCTAAGCGGGAACGCAAGCCGCACAGGATCCAGGGGTTGGATCAGGTCTACTCTCTGAAGCGGCTGACCTGAGGCCTTGACATCTCTTCAGCCTTACAGCTCGCATTTTCAGCCTGCCGGTTGTATGCATACATACTCTCTTCAAATACATTTGAGCACTATGATATCGGTTGATTCGGGCTCTCGCCCCAACCTCTTGAGGTGAGCAGAGCTTGAACTTCTTGACAAAAGGCTGGTAGGCTCGTGCCGAAGTCATGAGATGTGCTGAATTGGAAATCGTTGGGCGTAATCCAGCATGCCGTCCGGGCCATCTATGGATGATCTGAAGATATAAAAATGCCGGGGTGCTGCGGAAAAAGCCAAACATCAAGTGGAACAAATACCGGGGCAAGGATGTGGAGTCCGCTCCCTGGTATCATCTGTTTCAAGGCGAGCGGATCAATGACCACCATCTGAGCCTGGTGGAAAAGAAAGAGGCCATAGAGAAAAAAAGCAAAGTAATGGACAATAAAAGCCGGGGAAGGAACCTTATGAAGATAAAACGAGAAGTCATGGATGTTTTGGAGCGGGAAATGCGAATGTGTGATTTGGCAATTGCTCAAATAAATAAGAAAGTTGATCCTTATGAAAAAGAATATGGATATTCTACAGAAAGATTTTTGGAAATGTTCGATTCAGGAGAGCTTGGTGATAGTCATACATTTTTTAAGTGGTATGCATATGCCAAAGCCAAAAATGATTGGCAGAACACTAAGTTAGGTTTACAGGATTTGCTTAATAGCTCGGAGCGAGTCGATGCTTAATGAGAGGTCTCATCATATTGAAAATATTATACAAAAAAGCTCATTAGTTTACTCATACACATTACAGAAGGAGCAATTGAGTTCTCACAGCGGTTATGTTGAAGGAGAAGTTCTATTTGTAAATGGTTACCGGTTATCTTTTTTCGAATTTTACTATACTGTAGGCAATGCTCTTGAACTCGATAAATATAGGTATCACTTCATGGATTGCAATAATAATCTTGTTTTTCGTTATGACAATGCGCCTCACCATAAAGATATCGAGTCATTTCCTCACCACAAGCACTTGCCTAAAAAAGTCGTAAGCAGCAAACTTTTGATGTTCTCTGAGCTTATTGAAGAGATTGAAGATTGTATTTTGAGTCAGTTGTGAGCAGTTTAGGGCCAGGTCAAAGCGTCTATATCAAAAAAGAGCCAAAAATGATGTCTTCCCTGATGGTCAAAGATGAGAGAGTAGAGGTTTATTTTGCATTTACTTAAAAAGCGAGCGTTCGTTTATGGATCAAATTGTAACAGCTCTGACTGAAACCCAAAAGGCAGAATTGATAAGACGGCTGCATGACAGGGGAGGTAAGGTCCGCCAGGCTCTTCTAGAAGAAGCCCGAAATGTTCTAAAGAATGTCGATTCGCATGAAGTGGTCGAGGAGGTATTCATGGACCTGGACATGATCCAGGTGGAGACTCTTTGGGATAATTCCGGGCCAACCAGGGATGACTATATATCCCCGGAGGACGAAGCCCTGGATCTCATGGAGGAAGAATTGGAACCGCATGTCCAGCAGGTTTGGGACTATCTTCAGTTTGATATGCAGGCTAAGGCCAGGACTTATCTACAAGGTATTCTGCTTGGGCTGTACAGATTCGATCATGAATCGCGCTCGGAGTTCAAAAATTGGGCTGTGGATATACCCCCAAACCTGTTCGGTGATCTTTTGGATAAGTGGCGAGAAAAGACTGGCAACTATTCGCGTAAGACGGAAATTGACGCATTTTGCCAGCAAATGTGCCCAAAATGGATGTGAATTGAGTCGAAATTGAATTATCTATTGAGAGGAATAGAGAGAGTAGAGGGATATTATGTTGCCAGTAGTGTTATGTAGCGAGAATGGAGCATAGAAGGTCTCTGATGCCCCATCCAGTTGAACAATGAGAAAGGGGACAGGTTGTATTTGACAATTATCTGTGGATGGTCTGAAGATACAAAATGCCGGGGTGCTACGGAAAAAGCCAAACATCAAGTGGAACAAAGACCGGGGCCAGGATGTAAAGTCCACTTCCTGATACCATCTCTTTCAAGTCGAGCGAATCAATGACCACCATCTGAGCCTGGCGGAAAAGAAAGAGGCCAAGAAGCAGGCAGAGCAAAAGAACTGACACATCTTATATAGACAAATTGGTCTTTTATGATCAATCCGCTATGAACTATATATTGACAAATTAAGTATGAAGTACAGGCTATATATTGATGAAGTTGGCAACTCAGATCTTCAGTCATCTGAAGATCCTAACCACAGGTATCTTAGCTTAACAGGGGTCATCGTAGAGCTTGGATATGTCAGAGATGTTTTTCATCCCAGACTTGAGTCACTTAAAAGGGACTTTTTTGATTCCCATCCTGATGAGCCAATCATTCTTCATAGAAAAGAATTAGTGAACAAGAAAAGACCTTTTACCTGCTTGCATGACCAAAATAATGAAGAAAAATTTAATACGGAAATCTTAAATTTTATTGAAGAAATTGAGTATTCAGTTTTGACAGTTGTTATTGATAAGCTAAAACATAAGCAAAGGTATACTGTATGGAGATTCGATCCATATCACTATTGCTTGGCCATTCTTTTAGAGCGGTATGTCCTTTGGCTGGAACAAAATGGGCAAGTTGGCGATGTTATGGCTGAATCCCGAGGTGGCAAGGAAGACCGTAGACTGAAAGGTTCTTTTCAAAGGGTATATGAGTCGGGAACAGACTATGTTTTTTCGGATAAGTTTGCGTTGTGCTTGACGAGCAAGCAACTGAAAGTCAAGCCGAAGTCAAATAATGTTGCTGGGTTGCAACTCGCAGACTTAATTGCTCATCCTGCTTTTAAGGCTGCTCAAGCAAGGAAAAACAAACAGAAGCTTCCCCGGACATTTGGTGGGAGGATAGCTGAAATTCTGGAAAGAAGTAAATATATCCGACGACCTGATGGGATCATCGAAGGTTGGGGCAGAAAATGGCTCCCATAAAAAAAGGCCCTTTCGGGCCTCGAAGGCTTTCGCCTTCCACCTCCAGTTATCTGGATTAGATAAATAGTATGCTTCAAGGGCTGACTTGTCAAGGGTGATAAGCTCAGAATCCAGAGCTTAAGCACTCCTTGGAATGAGCTCTTAACCTTTGTCGCTTGGAAATTGCCAGCCCGGGGGAGCTGCCCTTTGGCTTGACTCCGGAGCAGCTGAAAAAGCCCCACAGTTCACGGCCCTGGAATCCGCTCATGGCCAATGTTTTTTACCGACGGGGGATTATTGAGACATGGGGCCGGGGCACCCTCAAGATTATGGACCTCCTGGATAAAGCGGGATTGCCGGCGCCAGAGTTTTTCAATCAAGCCGGGTCATTTGTGGTTGTATTTCGTATCCCGAAGGAGAAGTGGCTGACTCCGCAAAATACCCCCCATGTCACCCCGCATGATACCCCGCAAGTCACCCCGCATGATGCCCCGCAAGTCGAACAGCTTCTCAAGATCTGTATCCAGCCGTTATCCCGGCAAGAAATGCAAGATAGGCTAGGACTCAAGGACCGTGAACACTTTCGGAAATACTATTTAAAGCCTGCACTTGATGCTGGGTTGATTGAGCAGACGATCCCTCAAGCCCCCAAGAGTAAGTTTTAGAAATACAGATTGACCCAGGCCGGACGCAATTATCTTCAAAACATAAAAAAGAGCCCAAAATGATGTCTGCCCCGACAGTCAAAGATCACCTCATCTACTCCCTGCGCAGGGCAGGAAAGTATAACCGCTTTGAGCAGATCCAGCCTGCTGCCATCCTGTGGCCGGATAAAAACAGAGGGTGGGAACCGGTCATCCCCCTTCTGCAAAGTGAGTTGCCAGAGCTTCTTGTGTATGGCCAGTACCAACCGGATCAGAAGGTGGGACCGGCCATTTGGCTCAAGAGTGCATAAAGGGACAGGCTCATAATTGACAATGGCGAATATGTTTTGAATGGGGAGAAGGGGATGCGCACAATGTCGAAATCATCGATTATCATAAGGAGTGATGATATGAATCAGCGTTTGCCCAATATTCATCCCGGAGAAATTCTCCTTGAGGAATTTCTTCTACCTCTTGGCATAAGCCAGAATAGACTTGCTCGCGATTTGAGCGTTCCTCCTCGACGCATCAACGAAATTGTCCACGGCAAGAGATCCATATCGGCTGAAACAGCTATCAGGTTAGCTCGATATTTTGGAAACTCCGAGAAATTTTGGCTGGGATTGCAAGAAGATTTCAATTTGGAAGAGGCACGAATGAGACTCGGCGACCGGGTGGATCGTGAAGTTAAGACCCACACTGCATAAAAATTATAAAAAATGTGTTGTTGAAACAGAAAATTGACCAGCCCCTGAACTGACCTTGCAAGGAAAGCATACGTCTGCTGCCGTGTAACTTCATCTGCTTACGCAGGCCTTCCGGGAGCACACAGTTTATCGCCTTCCCTTGCCCTTGCCGCCGCGTTTTCCCCGTTGGGATCGGATCAAAGTTTGGTTATTGTTTTTAGAGCTCCGGCTATAGTACATCCGGTAAGCAGCATATATAATCACCCCAATGATAACTAGACGAGGGACGATGAACAGCAGGATGATCCCAATCAGGGCGACCAGAGGATTGATACCCATCCGGTTTAAAAGCTTCTGCAAAGATTGCCACGCATTGTTTATGTTTTTCTGAAAATCTTTGTCTTTCATATTCGGTTTCCTGCGTTGTTTTGGATAGTTAAGTATAATGTGAAAGATAAGTGCTTGTTAATCAAGTATAAATCATATTTCAATGCACTCACCTATTCCATTTTGTCTGATTCAAAGGTATTGTCAATCTTTTCTCAACTTGACTTACTGATTTCATACCTGATCCGGAAAAGGATTTCTTGATACTGGCTGATAATACAGAGTAGAGAACAGGAGAAAAATACTTGCTTCTTTATGCGGAATGTAAACGCCTAGATGCAGCCGTCCGCAAACTGGCGGACGTGCTGACGAAGGGATGAAGGCAGCCCATGCTCACCGTCCATGTCCGGCTCTACGAGGAGCTCAACCAGGTTCTTCCCGCTTCTGAGCGCAAACGAACCGTAACTCGAACCCTGCCCCTGGGAGCCAGGCTCAGCCGACTTCTGGATGCTCTGGGACTTGCTTCGGAGACCATCGATCTGGCTCTGGTCAACTCCAGATCCGTTTCCCTGCAGCATGAGCTGCAGGACCAGGATCTGATCAGTCTCTATCCCGAGTTTGAGTCCTTTGATATTCGCGGGCTCACCGCTGTGCGGGATACCCCGATTCGAACCCCCAGATTCATTGCCGAGAGGGCTGTCAGCGATGTAGCCTGTTTATTGAGGGACAAGGGATATGACTGCATCTGTCCGGATGGTGCCTCGTCATCCGAGCTGGCCCGGAGGAGCCTGGATGAAAAGCGGATCCTCTTGACCACACATCCGGATCTGGCCCGGGTGTACAATCTTGATCGCTGCTTTTGTTTGCGGAGCAGACTGCCAAAAGAGCAGTTGCAGGAGGTTGTGTACCGGTTTCAGTTGGAGTGAGAGGTTAGGTTGAGCCCCATATGGTGAACAGGGGCAAAAGCTCTCTTCGACATATGACCGATAAGTCTCAGCTGTACACCATTGGCTATTCCCCCCACACGTTGAAGGGGTTTGTGGACTTGTTAAAGCGGTTCCAGGTGACCGCCCTGGCGGATGTCCGGTCCAAACCCTATAGTGCCTACAGGCCGGAGTTCAATCACAAAAATCTAAAAAAGATCTTGCCGGAGCAGGGTATAGATCACATCTTTCTGGGCCGAGAGGTGGGGGCCAGGTATGAGGATCAGTCCGTGTATGTGCAGGGGAGGGCGGACTATGAGCTGATCTCCAGGCACGAGCTCTTTAAGCAGGGGCTGCAGCGTTTGCGGCAGGAGGTGAAGCTGCATACTCTTGTTTTGATGTGTGCAGAAAAGGAGCCCTTGCACTGCCATCGAACCATTCTTATCTCCAGGCACTTGAAAAACGAGGTTCAGATCCAGCATATTCTGGCGGATGCTACGGTGGAAAGCCACCAGGATACCGAGCAAAGGCTG is a window encoding:
- a CDS encoding GIY-YIG nuclease family protein; protein product: MFYYTYVLQSEIDEKFYVGFTKDLKLRFEQHNKGYVESTKHRRPLNLIYYEACLSQADATHREKYLKSYLGRQFLHRRLKSYLTG
- a CDS encoding transposase, translated to MGNHFHLLVTMRPEDEVSDKEVQTSFQRRYGDEYTLMPGQIPFYRQKWTSLSEYVKEIKQGFTRVYNKKRGRKGTFWAERFKSVIVEKGETLINCLAYIDLNPIRAGLVDRPEEYHWSSLGYRFRSSRKDGFLSWNLGLKEYNVKSPKERLRLYREFVYARGGVDLGKGRILDAIALPENVERFIQRTRFFTDAGIIGSREFVRQGFELFRDIIRPKRERKPHRIQGLDQVYSLKRLT
- a CDS encoding toxin-antitoxin system TumE family protein: MLNERSHHIENIIQKSSLVYSYTLQKEQLSSHSGYVEGEVLFVNGYRLSFFEFYYTVGNALELDKYRYHFMDCNNNLVFRYDNAPHHKDIESFPHHKHLPKKVVSSKLLMFSELIEEIEDCILSQL
- a CDS encoding DUF3800 domain-containing protein, with translation MKYRLYIDEVGNSDLQSSEDPNHRYLSLTGVIVELGYVRDVFHPRLESLKRDFFDSHPDEPIILHRKELVNKKRPFTCLHDQNNEEKFNTEILNFIEEIEYSVLTVVIDKLKHKQRYTVWRFDPYHYCLAILLERYVLWLEQNGQVGDVMAESRGGKEDRRLKGSFQRVYESGTDYVFSDKFALCLTSKQLKVKPKSNNVAGLQLADLIAHPAFKAAQARKNKQKLPRTFGGRIAEILERSKYIRRPDGIIEGWGRKWLP
- a CDS encoding Fic family protein, which gives rise to MEIASPGELPFGLTPEQLKKPHSSRPWNPLMANVFYRRGIIETWGRGTLKIMDLLDKAGLPAPEFFNQAGSFVVVFRIPKEKWLTPQNTPHVTPHDTPQVTPHDAPQVEQLLKICIQPLSRQEMQDRLGLKDREHFRKYYLKPALDAGLIEQTIPQAPKSKF
- a CDS encoding HigA family addiction module antitoxin, which produces MNQRLPNIHPGEILLEEFLLPLGISQNRLARDLSVPPRRINEIVHGKRSISAETAIRLARYFGNSEKFWLGLQEDFNLEEARMRLGDRVDREVKTHTA
- a CDS encoding Mut7-C RNAse domain-containing protein, whose translation is MLTVHVRLYEELNQVLPASERKRTVTRTLPLGARLSRLLDALGLASETIDLALVNSRSVSLQHELQDQDLISLYPEFESFDIRGLTAVRDTPIRTPRFIAERAVSDVACLLRDKGYDCICPDGASSSELARRSLDEKRILLTTHPDLARVYNLDRCFCLRSRLPKEQLQEVVYRFQLE
- a CDS encoding DUF488 family protein — protein: MTDKSQLYTIGYSPHTLKGFVDLLKRFQVTALADVRSKPYSAYRPEFNHKNLKKILPEQGIDHIFLGREVGARYEDQSVYVQGRADYELISRHELFKQGLQRLRQEVKLHTLVLMCAEKEPLHCHRTILISRHLKNEVQIQHILADATVESHQDTEQRLLALYDLIRPELPGLEQSRQARLDKAYLKQGRKIAWRAY